The Paenibacillus sp. BIC5C1 DNA segment TGAAATGGATTCAACCTTTTATATAAATTCGCTGAACATATTTTTCAGCCGTTCGAACAGACCTGGTTTCTGCTCCGATTCCTGGGCCGTATTCGGCTTAGGACGGTTGGTCGGTTTTTTGTTGTTATTGTTGTTGTTGTTGTTGTTTCCACCGCCGTTGTTGATCGAGGGACGAATACGCAAACTGCGGATTACACTGTGCAAAATGCCGACTCCGCTCGTGTAGCCTGGGTCACGCACACCGATATAATCCGGCACCGCAACTCGTACCGAAGCAACAAGCTCATGCTGAGCTACCTGCAGAACACCCGGCATAGAGACCGTACCTCCCGTTAGTATATAACCTCCAGGAAGATCATTGTAACCAAGACGTTTCACTTCTTGAGAAATCATCTGGAATATTTCCTGAACCCTTGGTTCAATAATAGCCGCCAGATCCTCTTGAGAGAATTCCTTGTCTACGTTACTGCCAATCCGTGTTACTTTGAACATGACATCAGCAGCAGCATCATCCAGCCATGCGCAGCCATACTTCAATTTCACCTTTTCGGCTTGATCTGTTAATGTGCGCAGACCATAGGCAATGTCATTCGTTACAAATTCCCCGCCAATAGGCAGCGTTGAAGTTGCAACGAGACTGTCTTCTTCGAAGATGGCGATGGTTGTAGCCCCTGCTCCGATATCAACAAGAACGGACCCCATCGTTTTTTCATCCTTGGACAATGCCAGCTGACCTGCCCCAAGTGACATGAGTACCAAATCACTTACTTTCAGACCCGCTTTTTCCACGCAGCGCAAAAGATTATGTATCGCGGTTTTTGCACCCGTAATGATGGTCGCCTCTACTTCCAGACGAACACCAATCATACCACGAGGGTCCTGTATGCCTTCCAAGCCATCTACAACATACTGCTTGGCGACAACATCAATAATTTCCCGTTCCGGTGGAACCGCAATCACTTCGGCTGCTTTCAACACCCGCTCCATGTCTTCTTCTCCGATTTCACGATCCTCGTTAGACACTGCCACGACGCCGTGACTGCTCATCAGTCCGATATGATTTCCCGAGATTCCAACATATACTTCGGATATTTGAATACCTACCATACGTTCTGCATGATCCACTGCATTGCGGATCGATTGCACCGTCTGATCGATATCTACGATTACACCTTTGCGAATTCCCTCCGAGTCGGCAGATCCAACTCCAATAATATTAAAGGTTCCATTATTCATTTCCCCAATAATAGCGCGAATTTTGGATGTACCGATGTCCAAACTAACAATGATGTCATTGTTGCTCAAGTCTGTGGCACCTCCTGACTCCAAATAGTAAAATACGTTCGGGTTTAAACACTCTTAAAACATATTCAACACACTTTAGGCTTTCCCTCTTTTTTCTACAATTTTTTTGGGTGCCAAGATCTGGTTGCGAGACATAAAACCTTGAAGAAAAAAGAAGGAGGCAACTCAAGTGCCATAAGTTCAAGTGTATCATTTTTTCTTCGTCTCAGAAAGAACAACTTTCACTGGATTAAAGGGGCTAAACCCCGATCCCGTCTGGTTTTGAATACTTCTCAACCGAATAAAGGCGGAAATCAGGGAGTTGCTCCTGGCTCAGCATCTTCTTCAGGATTATCCGGAATGAAAGGCACGTAAGTATCAGCCTCCAGCATCGTGATTTTCCCTGGACGTTCCGTCTCAATGACCTGATTGAGATACTCTACCTTATCGGATAATAGAGAAACGGTTGTAATCACTTCAAACTGTGACTTGGTATATATCCGAATCTGATCCGGGAATGAAGGTGTAGGATTCGGAATAATCTCTGAAATATCCGTCGTTAGTTCATTCGGGATCTTGGCCAACGCTTCACTCAGCTTAGCCTTGAGCGGATCGTCCGCCTTCCACTGGGTCAAAATCGGTTTCTCAACCGCAACACCAATGGTGGCAGGGACCGTTAAGCTTGTCCCGCTTGCCAGTATGGCTTTTAGCGTACCGTCAGAACCAAGTTCATACGCAACTGTTGGATATTCCTGCACCTTAATAAGAATAGTCCCGGGAAATTGTTTATCCACAGTTACGGTTGATATAGCCTTGATTGTTTTCAGTCGCTCAATCACATCAGCAGAGGTTGTCCCAAAAAACTGTTCGCCCTCCTTCAGACCACTTTTCTCCAGCAGTTCTGAAGTTGTTGTGTATACATTACCCGTAATCTCAATTGCCGAAATCCGACTCATCGAAGAACGAAAAAAAAGTACTGCAAGTAATACAATAAAAAGAAGTAAGAGAATAAAAACAATTTTACGGCTTGTGTTTCGTTTGGGCCGATTCTTCTTCAGAACCGGAATTTGACTTTTAGGCATAGGTCGCGCTCCACAAAGCCTCCGGCCCCCTTCCCTTAAGAAGGGGACTCAAAGGACGTTAATTGGCAAAATCCAGCTGCTTCGAAACGGGGGACTGTCGCTCAACCGAAGCTCCAAGACTCTGAAAAAGCTTCTCGATACGATCATACCCTCTATCAATATGATGCACTTGCTCCACAACCGTTTTTCCCTGGGCAGCAAGACCAGCAATAACTAGTGCTGCACCTGCCCGCAGATCGGTTGCTTCCACTGTAGCCCCGTACAAACGGGGAACGCCACGGATAAATGCTGCATTCATGTCAACCGAAATATCGGCTCCCATGACATTCAGCTCATCCACATGTTTGAACCGACCCTCGAATACCGTTTCCTTCATTACACTGAAACCGTCTGCCAGACTGAGCAGCACCATAATCTGAGACTGCAGGTCTGTTGGAAATGAAGGATACGGAGAAGTCACAATGCGGTCTACTGATTTGGGACGGCTCATACAGCTCACCGTCATTATATCATTGCAGACTGTGATTTGAACACCAGTACGCTTCAACACATGTATAAGGGAAGTAAGATGGGCCGGATTGCAGTGTGTAAGCGTTACATTCCCTCTCGTTGCTGCGGCTGCAATCATCACCGTTCCTGCAACGATCCGATCAGGTATAATTTCATAAGAGCAAGGCTTGAGTTTCTCCACACCATTAATGGTAATCGTATCCGTTCCAGCACCGATAATTCGTGCACCCATTGCATTCAGAAAATGTTGCAGATCCTGTATCTCTGGTTCTCTGGCTGCATTAAATATTGTAGTTGTACCTTCAGCTGTAACGGCAGCCATCATAATATTTTCTGTGGCTCCTACACTGGGGAAGTCCAGATGAATGTCTGTACCCACCAGCTTGCGCCCGCTGCATATGATCTGCTGATCCAGCTCTTCAATCGAAGCTCCGAGCGCCTCCAGGCCCCGAAGGTGAAGATCAATTTTACGTTCCCCAATGGCACAGCCACCTGGCTGGTACACGGATACTTGCCCAAACTTAGCCAGCAATGGTCCCATCAAAAAAATGGAAGAACGCATCTGCTTCATGAGATCCTCAGGCACATCATATGACCGGATGGACGATGTATCTATCGTCACTGTTCCTTGTTCATGCCGACACGTGCATCCAAGTCGTTCCAGGATATACAGCATCACTTCGATGTCCAGCAAGTGTGGAACGTTGTGCAACGTAACTTCTCCGTCTGCCAACAAACTTGCGGCCATGATCGGTAAAGCGGCATTTTTTGCTCCATGGATGCGTATGGATCCTGAGAGGGGTTTCCCGCCTTCAATCACCAATTTGTCCAATGTATCACCTCCGGGGTTTACCGTTCACCCACTACGAAGACTTCCGGTACCAGGTTAATACCGTTTT contains these protein-coding regions:
- a CDS encoding cell division protein FtsQ/DivIB, producing the protein MPKSQIPVLKKNRPKRNTSRKIVFILLLLFIVLLAVLFFRSSMSRISAIEITGNVYTTTSELLEKSGLKEGEQFFGTTSADVIERLKTIKAISTVTVDKQFPGTILIKVQEYPTVAYELGSDGTLKAILASGTSLTVPATIGVAVEKPILTQWKADDPLKAKLSEALAKIPNELTTDISEIIPNPTPSFPDQIRIYTKSQFEVITTVSLLSDKVEYLNQVIETERPGKITMLEADTYVPFIPDNPEEDAEPGATP
- the ftsA gene encoding cell division protein FtsA, with protein sequence MSNNDIIVSLDIGTSKIRAIIGEMNNGTFNIIGVGSADSEGIRKGVIVDIDQTVQSIRNAVDHAERMVGIQISEVYVGISGNHIGLMSSHGVVAVSNEDREIGEEDMERVLKAAEVIAVPPEREIIDVVAKQYVVDGLEGIQDPRGMIGVRLEVEATIITGAKTAIHNLLRCVEKAGLKVSDLVLMSLGAGQLALSKDEKTMGSVLVDIGAGATTIAIFEEDSLVATSTLPIGGEFVTNDIAYGLRTLTDQAEKVKLKYGCAWLDDAAADVMFKVTRIGSNVDKEFSQEDLAAIIEPRVQEIFQMISQEVKRLGYNDLPGGYILTGGTVSMPGVLQVAQHELVASVRVAVPDYIGVRDPGYTSGVGILHSVIRSLRIRPSINNGGGNNNNNNNNNKKPTNRPKPNTAQESEQKPGLFERLKNMFSEFI
- the murA gene encoding UDP-N-acetylglucosamine 1-carboxyvinyltransferase — protein: MDKLVIEGGKPLSGSIRIHGAKNAALPIMAASLLADGEVTLHNVPHLLDIEVMLYILERLGCTCRHEQGTVTIDTSSIRSYDVPEDLMKQMRSSIFLMGPLLAKFGQVSVYQPGGCAIGERKIDLHLRGLEALGASIEELDQQIICSGRKLVGTDIHLDFPSVGATENIMMAAVTAEGTTTIFNAAREPEIQDLQHFLNAMGARIIGAGTDTITINGVEKLKPCSYEIIPDRIVAGTVMIAAAATRGNVTLTHCNPAHLTSLIHVLKRTGVQITVCNDIMTVSCMSRPKSVDRIVTSPYPSFPTDLQSQIMVLLSLADGFSVMKETVFEGRFKHVDELNVMGADISVDMNAAFIRGVPRLYGATVEATDLRAGAALVIAGLAAQGKTVVEQVHHIDRGYDRIEKLFQSLGASVERQSPVSKQLDFAN